A genomic region of Lasioglossum baleicum chromosome 16, iyLasBale1, whole genome shotgun sequence contains the following coding sequences:
- the LOC143216952 gene encoding apoptosis-resistant E3 ubiquitin protein ligase 1 isoform X4 produces the protein MPDKNPYRRNGHPVSHLFADEISSIGMSLRPSGSAPSGISSLASCGDVDALPELPAQDEERLQRAARQLLQRLVLLEWLQDHGLHNYYQKLMQMEVMSLEDVYWVEDNAARAALGKDLPRWREARQTLPTSKEDLETLKADLWSAVVKNSQHQHAWTWGGMLVVSVSMAGLVILAAMTQPALAPEAKRTLLQYVTGKYLLPRNCLVHFKWNEPQLVGETMTFTVKFYQRNGQPYPICDKDNLIVDVTEGSRRVATLIELGGTDPLAANTAVVKFTVRHAGQYRIAVLIGTCHVRGSPFLKNFLPGPPDPNKTIFVRQSSTVVCTAGVPHSMTIEPRDEYDNLCVFGPTDKPTEGYRVNITQIGNNMDKSNVTNCSVQLDYDTPNQRIRVKVSFPKGGCYHATVSLSGLQLHNGDFDIIVLESDVARMVHSNVASKDPDICYAAKLLGMQGERFSKPKKVVCFISPKQLTIKEYLLRIIPKRLVTFRLCPSTKFHFNCSSNQYDGYDSFSIDDGCQPPVELISLYRDIIAATFTLFLLKNIGGSETFADKQDFFYHEVRKHHQKHYHEKLAMKVQRDKLLESSMKVTKGFSVSDWCRNFEITFQGEQGVDWGGVRREWFELICAALFDPGNGLFACFGESPQALVHPNNKRPPHLKLKHYEFAGRIVGKCLFESALGGFYRQLVRARFTRSFLAQIIGLRVHYKYFEQDDPDLYLSKIKYILENDVEEMELYFVEEEYDKDGQLLKVAELIPGGSKIRVVNETKLRYLDALAQHRLASSIRNEVEHFLRGLNELIPDNLLGIFDENELELLLCGTGEYSVADLRAHHIANGSSPEFLRVLDWFWTAVSNFTQEEMARLLQFTTGCSQLPPGGFQQLSPRFQITAAPTFANLPTAHTCFNQLCLPDYECYDHFERALLLAISEGTEGFGMI, from the exons ATGCCGGACAAAAATCCCTACCGCCGGAATGGACACCCCGTCAGCCATCTGTTTGCAGACGAGATATCGTCCATCGGCATGTCGCTGCGGCCCAGCGGCAGCGCACCTTCCG gcATCTCGTCACTCGCGAGCTGCGGCGACGTCGACGCGCTACCAGAACTTCCGGCGCAGGATGAAGAACGCCTGCAGCGCGCCGCGCGCCAGCTGCTGCAGAGGCTGGTCCTGCTCGAATGGCTGCAGGACCATGGCCTGCACAACTACTATCAAAA GCTGATGCAGATGGAGGTGATGTCTCTGGAAGATGTGTACTGGGTGGAAGATAATGCGGCACGGGCGGCTCTTGGCAAGGATCTGCCGCGATGGAGAGAAGCCAGACAGACCTTGCCCACGTCCAAGGAGGATCTAGAGACGCTCAAGGCTGATCTCTGGAGCGCCGTTGTCAAGAACAGCCAACACCAACACGCCTGGACATGGG GTGGAATGCTGGTGGTCTCCGTGTCGATGGCAGGCCTGGTGATCCTGGCTGCCATGACACAGCCTGCCCTAGCGCCGGAAGCCAAGCGCACCCTGCTGCAATACGTCACCGGGAAGTATCTACTGCCTAGGAACTGCCTAGTCCACTTCAAATGGAACGAGCCGCAGCTGGTCGGCGAGACGATGACGTTCACCGTCAAG TTTTACCAACGAAACGGTCAGCCGTACCCCATCTGCGACAAGGACAACTTGATAGTGGACGTTACCGAGGGTTCCCGAAGGGTCGCGACCCTGATAGAGCTAGGTGGCACCGATCCGCTGGCTGCGAACACCGCGGTCGTCAAGTTCACCGTCCGCCATGCTGGACAATATCGAATAGCCGTGCTGATAGGGACCTGTCACGTGCGCGGCAGTCCTTTTCTTAAGAATTTCCTACCCG GCCCCCCGGATCCAAACAAGACCATCTTCGTTCGACAAAGTTCCACGGTAGTCTGCACGGCCGGAGTCCCGCACAGTATGACGATAGAGCCGCGGGACGAGTACGACAATCTGTGTGTATTCGGGCCCACGGATAAGCCTACGGAGGGCTACCGAGTCAACATCACTCAG ATCGGCAATAACATGGACAAGTCGAACGTGACCAACTGCAGCGTGCAGCTGGACTACGACACCCCGAACCAGAGAATCCGCGTGAAGGTCAGCTTCCCGAAGGGCGGCTGTTACCACGCGACCGTCAGCCTGTCCGGCCTACAACTGCACAACGGCGACTTCGACATCATTGTACTCGAGA GTGATGTCGCGAGGATGGTGCACAGCAACGTGGCCTCGAAGGACCCAGACATCTGCTACGCAGCGAAGCTGTTGGGCATGCAGGGCGAGCGGTTTTCCAAGCCGAAGAAGGTGGTGTGCTTCATCTCGCCGAAACAGCTGACGATCAAAGAATACTTGCTGCGAATAATACCGAAGAGACTCGTCACGTTCAGGCTCTGTCCGTCGACCAAG TTCCATTTTAATTGCTCGAGCAACCAATATGACGGCTACGACTCGTTCTCGATCGACGACGGATGCCAGCCGCCGGTCGAGCTAATCTCTCTTTATAGAGACATCATAGCTGCTACCTTCACCCTGTTTCTACTGAAGAACATTGGCGGAAGCGAGACGTTCGCCGACAAGCAAGACTTCTTTTACCACGAAGTGCGGAAGCACCATCAGAAACACTACCACGAGAAGCTCGCGATGAAGGTCCAGCGAGACAAGCTGCTCGAATCG TCTATGAAAGTCACCAAGGGATTCTCCGTGAGCGACTGGTGCCGGAATTTCGAGATCACCTTCCAAGGGGAGCAGGGCGTCGACTGGGGCGGAGTCAGACGAGAATGGTTCGAGTTGATTTGCGCAGCGCTGTTCGATCCTGGAAACGGGTTGTTCGCTTGCTTCGGAGAGTCTCCGCAAGCCTTGGTCCACCCGAACAACAAGAGGCCACCGCATCTCAAGCTGAAGCACTACGAGTTTGCGGGTCGCATAGTGGGTAAATGCCTGTTCGAGTCCGCCCTCGGTGGTTTCTACCGTCAATTGGTGCGCGCGAGATTCACCAGGTCCTTCCTCGCGCAGATCATCGGCCTCAGAGTCCATTACAAG TATTTCGAGCAAGACGATCCGGACCTCTACCTAAGCAAGATCAAATACATCCTCGAGAACGACGTGGAGGAGATGGAGCTGTACTTCGTGGAGGAGGAATACGACAAGGACGGTCAACTGCTGAAG GTAGCCGAATTGATCCCAGGCGGCAGCAAGATCCGCGTAGTCAACGAGACGAAGCTGCGGTATTTGGACGCGTTGGCGCAGCACAGGCTCGCCAGTTCCATCAGGAACGAGGTCGAGCACTtcctgcgcggcctgaacgagcTGATCCCCGACAATCTACTGGGTATCTTCGACGAGAACGAACTCGAG TTGTTGCTGTGTGGAACCGGCGAGTACAGCGTGGCGGATTTACGGGCGCATCACATCGCGAACGGAAGCTCCCCGGAGTTTCTGCGTGTTCTGGACTGGTTCTGGACCGCGGTCAGCAACTTCACGCAAGAGGAAATGGCGCGGTTACTGCAGTTCACCACCGGCTGCTCGCAATTACCGCCCGGCGGGTTTCAACAGCTGAGCCCGCGGTTTCAGATCACCGCTGCGCCGACTTTCGCTAACTTGCCCACAGCGCACACATG CTTCAATCAACTCTGCTTACCGGACTACGAGTGCTACGATCACTTCGAGAGAGCTCTGCTATTAGCGATCAGCGAGGGCACCGAAGGCTTCGGCATGATCTAA
- the LOC143216952 gene encoding apoptosis-resistant E3 ubiquitin protein ligase 1 isoform X2: MARWSTVLSGVFLALSMVLSLGKLLMLATGNNGDLTEADQWLAEIGLKQYRPLFREKGISSLASCGDVDALPELPAQDEERLQRAARQLLQRLVLLEWLQDHGLHNYYQKLMQMEVMSLEDVYWVEDNAARAALGKDLPRWREARQTLPTSKEDLETLKADLWSAVVKNSQHQHAWTWGGMLVVSVSMAGLVILAAMTQPALAPEAKRTLLQYVTGKYLLPRNCLVHFKWNEPQLVGETMTFTVKFYQRNGQPYPICDKDNLIVDVTEGSRRVATLIELGGTDPLAANTAVVKFTVRHAGQYRIAVLIGTCHVRGSPFLKNFLPGPPDPNKTIFVRQSSTVVCTAGVPHSMTIEPRDEYDNLCVFGPTDKPTEGYRVNITQIGNNMDKSNVTNCSVQLDYDTPNQRIRVKVSFPKGGCYHATVSLSGLQLHNGDFDIIVLESDVARMVHSNVASKDPDICYAAKLLGMQGERFSKPKKVVCFISPKQLTIKEYLLRIIPKRLVTFRLCPSTKFHFNCSSNQYDGYDSFSIDDGCQPPVELISLYRDIIAATFTLFLLKNIGGSETFADKQDFFYHEVRKHHQKHYHEKLAMKVQRDKLLESSMKVTKGFSVSDWCRNFEITFQGEQGVDWGGVRREWFELICAALFDPGNGLFACFGESPQALVHPNNKRPPHLKLKHYEFAGRIVGKCLFESALGGFYRQLVRARFTRSFLAQIIGLRVHYKYFEQDDPDLYLSKIKYILENDVEEMELYFVEEEYDKDGQLLKVAELIPGGSKIRVVNETKLRYLDALAQHRLASSIRNEVEHFLRGLNELIPDNLLGIFDENELELLLCGTGEYSVADLRAHHIANGSSPEFLRVLDWFWTAVSNFTQEEMARLLQFTTGCSQLPPGGFQQLSPRFQITAAPTFANLPTAHTCFNQLCLPDYECYDHFERALLLAISEGTEGFGMI, translated from the exons gcATCTCGTCACTCGCGAGCTGCGGCGACGTCGACGCGCTACCAGAACTTCCGGCGCAGGATGAAGAACGCCTGCAGCGCGCCGCGCGCCAGCTGCTGCAGAGGCTGGTCCTGCTCGAATGGCTGCAGGACCATGGCCTGCACAACTACTATCAAAA GCTGATGCAGATGGAGGTGATGTCTCTGGAAGATGTGTACTGGGTGGAAGATAATGCGGCACGGGCGGCTCTTGGCAAGGATCTGCCGCGATGGAGAGAAGCCAGACAGACCTTGCCCACGTCCAAGGAGGATCTAGAGACGCTCAAGGCTGATCTCTGGAGCGCCGTTGTCAAGAACAGCCAACACCAACACGCCTGGACATGGG GTGGAATGCTGGTGGTCTCCGTGTCGATGGCAGGCCTGGTGATCCTGGCTGCCATGACACAGCCTGCCCTAGCGCCGGAAGCCAAGCGCACCCTGCTGCAATACGTCACCGGGAAGTATCTACTGCCTAGGAACTGCCTAGTCCACTTCAAATGGAACGAGCCGCAGCTGGTCGGCGAGACGATGACGTTCACCGTCAAG TTTTACCAACGAAACGGTCAGCCGTACCCCATCTGCGACAAGGACAACTTGATAGTGGACGTTACCGAGGGTTCCCGAAGGGTCGCGACCCTGATAGAGCTAGGTGGCACCGATCCGCTGGCTGCGAACACCGCGGTCGTCAAGTTCACCGTCCGCCATGCTGGACAATATCGAATAGCCGTGCTGATAGGGACCTGTCACGTGCGCGGCAGTCCTTTTCTTAAGAATTTCCTACCCG GCCCCCCGGATCCAAACAAGACCATCTTCGTTCGACAAAGTTCCACGGTAGTCTGCACGGCCGGAGTCCCGCACAGTATGACGATAGAGCCGCGGGACGAGTACGACAATCTGTGTGTATTCGGGCCCACGGATAAGCCTACGGAGGGCTACCGAGTCAACATCACTCAG ATCGGCAATAACATGGACAAGTCGAACGTGACCAACTGCAGCGTGCAGCTGGACTACGACACCCCGAACCAGAGAATCCGCGTGAAGGTCAGCTTCCCGAAGGGCGGCTGTTACCACGCGACCGTCAGCCTGTCCGGCCTACAACTGCACAACGGCGACTTCGACATCATTGTACTCGAGA GTGATGTCGCGAGGATGGTGCACAGCAACGTGGCCTCGAAGGACCCAGACATCTGCTACGCAGCGAAGCTGTTGGGCATGCAGGGCGAGCGGTTTTCCAAGCCGAAGAAGGTGGTGTGCTTCATCTCGCCGAAACAGCTGACGATCAAAGAATACTTGCTGCGAATAATACCGAAGAGACTCGTCACGTTCAGGCTCTGTCCGTCGACCAAG TTCCATTTTAATTGCTCGAGCAACCAATATGACGGCTACGACTCGTTCTCGATCGACGACGGATGCCAGCCGCCGGTCGAGCTAATCTCTCTTTATAGAGACATCATAGCTGCTACCTTCACCCTGTTTCTACTGAAGAACATTGGCGGAAGCGAGACGTTCGCCGACAAGCAAGACTTCTTTTACCACGAAGTGCGGAAGCACCATCAGAAACACTACCACGAGAAGCTCGCGATGAAGGTCCAGCGAGACAAGCTGCTCGAATCG TCTATGAAAGTCACCAAGGGATTCTCCGTGAGCGACTGGTGCCGGAATTTCGAGATCACCTTCCAAGGGGAGCAGGGCGTCGACTGGGGCGGAGTCAGACGAGAATGGTTCGAGTTGATTTGCGCAGCGCTGTTCGATCCTGGAAACGGGTTGTTCGCTTGCTTCGGAGAGTCTCCGCAAGCCTTGGTCCACCCGAACAACAAGAGGCCACCGCATCTCAAGCTGAAGCACTACGAGTTTGCGGGTCGCATAGTGGGTAAATGCCTGTTCGAGTCCGCCCTCGGTGGTTTCTACCGTCAATTGGTGCGCGCGAGATTCACCAGGTCCTTCCTCGCGCAGATCATCGGCCTCAGAGTCCATTACAAG TATTTCGAGCAAGACGATCCGGACCTCTACCTAAGCAAGATCAAATACATCCTCGAGAACGACGTGGAGGAGATGGAGCTGTACTTCGTGGAGGAGGAATACGACAAGGACGGTCAACTGCTGAAG GTAGCCGAATTGATCCCAGGCGGCAGCAAGATCCGCGTAGTCAACGAGACGAAGCTGCGGTATTTGGACGCGTTGGCGCAGCACAGGCTCGCCAGTTCCATCAGGAACGAGGTCGAGCACTtcctgcgcggcctgaacgagcTGATCCCCGACAATCTACTGGGTATCTTCGACGAGAACGAACTCGAG TTGTTGCTGTGTGGAACCGGCGAGTACAGCGTGGCGGATTTACGGGCGCATCACATCGCGAACGGAAGCTCCCCGGAGTTTCTGCGTGTTCTGGACTGGTTCTGGACCGCGGTCAGCAACTTCACGCAAGAGGAAATGGCGCGGTTACTGCAGTTCACCACCGGCTGCTCGCAATTACCGCCCGGCGGGTTTCAACAGCTGAGCCCGCGGTTTCAGATCACCGCTGCGCCGACTTTCGCTAACTTGCCCACAGCGCACACATG CTTCAATCAACTCTGCTTACCGGACTACGAGTGCTACGATCACTTCGAGAGAGCTCTGCTATTAGCGATCAGCGAGGGCACCGAAGGCTTCGGCATGATCTAA
- the LOC143216952 gene encoding apoptosis-resistant E3 ubiquitin protein ligase 1 isoform X3, whose translation MPDKNPYRRNGHPVSHLFADEISSIGMSLRPSGSAPSGISSLASCGDVDALPELPAQDEERLQRAARQLLQRLVLLEWLQDHGLHNYYQKLMQMEVMSLEDVYWVEDNAARAALGKDLPRWREARQTLPTSKEDLETLKADLWSAVVKNSQHQHAWTWGGMLVVSVSMAGLVILAAMTQPALAPEAKRTLLQYVTGKYLLPRNCLVHFKWNEPQLVGETMTFTVKFYQRNGQPYPICDKDNLIVDVTEGSRRVATLIELGGTDPLAANTAVVKFTVRHAGQYRIAVLIGTCHVRGSPFLKNFLPGPPDPNKTIFVRQSSTVVCTAGVPHSMTIEPRDEYDNLCVFGPTDKPTEGYRVNITQQIGNNMDKSNVTNCSVQLDYDTPNQRIRVKVSFPKGGCYHATVSLSGLQLHNGDFDIIVLESDVARMVHSNVASKDPDICYAAKLLGMQGERFSKPKKVVCFISPKQLTIKEYLLRIIPKRLVTFRLCPSTKFHFNCSSNQYDGYDSFSIDDGCQPPVELISLYRDIIAATFTLFLLKNIGGSETFADKQDFFYHEVRKHHQKHYHEKLAMKVQRDKLLESSMKVTKGFSVSDWCRNFEITFQGEQGVDWGGVRREWFELICAALFDPGNGLFACFGESPQALVHPNNKRPPHLKLKHYEFAGRIVGKCLFESALGGFYRQLVRARFTRSFLAQIIGLRVHYKYFEQDDPDLYLSKIKYILENDVEEMELYFVEEEYDKDGQLLKVAELIPGGSKIRVVNETKLRYLDALAQHRLASSIRNEVEHFLRGLNELIPDNLLGIFDENELELLLCGTGEYSVADLRAHHIANGSSPEFLRVLDWFWTAVSNFTQEEMARLLQFTTGCSQLPPGGFQQLSPRFQITAAPTFANLPTAHTCFNQLCLPDYECYDHFERALLLAISEGTEGFGMI comes from the exons ATGCCGGACAAAAATCCCTACCGCCGGAATGGACACCCCGTCAGCCATCTGTTTGCAGACGAGATATCGTCCATCGGCATGTCGCTGCGGCCCAGCGGCAGCGCACCTTCCG gcATCTCGTCACTCGCGAGCTGCGGCGACGTCGACGCGCTACCAGAACTTCCGGCGCAGGATGAAGAACGCCTGCAGCGCGCCGCGCGCCAGCTGCTGCAGAGGCTGGTCCTGCTCGAATGGCTGCAGGACCATGGCCTGCACAACTACTATCAAAA GCTGATGCAGATGGAGGTGATGTCTCTGGAAGATGTGTACTGGGTGGAAGATAATGCGGCACGGGCGGCTCTTGGCAAGGATCTGCCGCGATGGAGAGAAGCCAGACAGACCTTGCCCACGTCCAAGGAGGATCTAGAGACGCTCAAGGCTGATCTCTGGAGCGCCGTTGTCAAGAACAGCCAACACCAACACGCCTGGACATGGG GTGGAATGCTGGTGGTCTCCGTGTCGATGGCAGGCCTGGTGATCCTGGCTGCCATGACACAGCCTGCCCTAGCGCCGGAAGCCAAGCGCACCCTGCTGCAATACGTCACCGGGAAGTATCTACTGCCTAGGAACTGCCTAGTCCACTTCAAATGGAACGAGCCGCAGCTGGTCGGCGAGACGATGACGTTCACCGTCAAG TTTTACCAACGAAACGGTCAGCCGTACCCCATCTGCGACAAGGACAACTTGATAGTGGACGTTACCGAGGGTTCCCGAAGGGTCGCGACCCTGATAGAGCTAGGTGGCACCGATCCGCTGGCTGCGAACACCGCGGTCGTCAAGTTCACCGTCCGCCATGCTGGACAATATCGAATAGCCGTGCTGATAGGGACCTGTCACGTGCGCGGCAGTCCTTTTCTTAAGAATTTCCTACCCG GCCCCCCGGATCCAAACAAGACCATCTTCGTTCGACAAAGTTCCACGGTAGTCTGCACGGCCGGAGTCCCGCACAGTATGACGATAGAGCCGCGGGACGAGTACGACAATCTGTGTGTATTCGGGCCCACGGATAAGCCTACGGAGGGCTACCGAGTCAACATCACTCAG CAGATCGGCAATAACATGGACAAGTCGAACGTGACCAACTGCAGCGTGCAGCTGGACTACGACACCCCGAACCAGAGAATCCGCGTGAAGGTCAGCTTCCCGAAGGGCGGCTGTTACCACGCGACCGTCAGCCTGTCCGGCCTACAACTGCACAACGGCGACTTCGACATCATTGTACTCGAGA GTGATGTCGCGAGGATGGTGCACAGCAACGTGGCCTCGAAGGACCCAGACATCTGCTACGCAGCGAAGCTGTTGGGCATGCAGGGCGAGCGGTTTTCCAAGCCGAAGAAGGTGGTGTGCTTCATCTCGCCGAAACAGCTGACGATCAAAGAATACTTGCTGCGAATAATACCGAAGAGACTCGTCACGTTCAGGCTCTGTCCGTCGACCAAG TTCCATTTTAATTGCTCGAGCAACCAATATGACGGCTACGACTCGTTCTCGATCGACGACGGATGCCAGCCGCCGGTCGAGCTAATCTCTCTTTATAGAGACATCATAGCTGCTACCTTCACCCTGTTTCTACTGAAGAACATTGGCGGAAGCGAGACGTTCGCCGACAAGCAAGACTTCTTTTACCACGAAGTGCGGAAGCACCATCAGAAACACTACCACGAGAAGCTCGCGATGAAGGTCCAGCGAGACAAGCTGCTCGAATCG TCTATGAAAGTCACCAAGGGATTCTCCGTGAGCGACTGGTGCCGGAATTTCGAGATCACCTTCCAAGGGGAGCAGGGCGTCGACTGGGGCGGAGTCAGACGAGAATGGTTCGAGTTGATTTGCGCAGCGCTGTTCGATCCTGGAAACGGGTTGTTCGCTTGCTTCGGAGAGTCTCCGCAAGCCTTGGTCCACCCGAACAACAAGAGGCCACCGCATCTCAAGCTGAAGCACTACGAGTTTGCGGGTCGCATAGTGGGTAAATGCCTGTTCGAGTCCGCCCTCGGTGGTTTCTACCGTCAATTGGTGCGCGCGAGATTCACCAGGTCCTTCCTCGCGCAGATCATCGGCCTCAGAGTCCATTACAAG TATTTCGAGCAAGACGATCCGGACCTCTACCTAAGCAAGATCAAATACATCCTCGAGAACGACGTGGAGGAGATGGAGCTGTACTTCGTGGAGGAGGAATACGACAAGGACGGTCAACTGCTGAAG GTAGCCGAATTGATCCCAGGCGGCAGCAAGATCCGCGTAGTCAACGAGACGAAGCTGCGGTATTTGGACGCGTTGGCGCAGCACAGGCTCGCCAGTTCCATCAGGAACGAGGTCGAGCACTtcctgcgcggcctgaacgagcTGATCCCCGACAATCTACTGGGTATCTTCGACGAGAACGAACTCGAG TTGTTGCTGTGTGGAACCGGCGAGTACAGCGTGGCGGATTTACGGGCGCATCACATCGCGAACGGAAGCTCCCCGGAGTTTCTGCGTGTTCTGGACTGGTTCTGGACCGCGGTCAGCAACTTCACGCAAGAGGAAATGGCGCGGTTACTGCAGTTCACCACCGGCTGCTCGCAATTACCGCCCGGCGGGTTTCAACAGCTGAGCCCGCGGTTTCAGATCACCGCTGCGCCGACTTTCGCTAACTTGCCCACAGCGCACACATG CTTCAATCAACTCTGCTTACCGGACTACGAGTGCTACGATCACTTCGAGAGAGCTCTGCTATTAGCGATCAGCGAGGGCACCGAAGGCTTCGGCATGATCTAA